The Herpetosiphonaceae bacterium genome window below encodes:
- a CDS encoding condensation domain-containing protein — protein sequence MSDLQHRIADLSPERRKLLELLYRQQTREDQARIPQLPRTSGVNSFPLSFAQQRLWFIDQLQPGSATYNLLSALRLTGPLDAAALSQALNVVVQRHETLRTTFIQGAADEQPLQVVAPTLTLTLPISDLTGVELREREAAIQRWMLDEARRPFDLACGPLLRARLLRLGAQDHRLIVVLHHIIADGWSQGVLVRELTSLYAAFSQGRPSPLAPLPIQYADFAVWQRQRLRDKALAVHLDYWKRQLADLPKLLLPTDYPRTAIQTITGARQIHLLPPSLMDALKALSQREGATLFQTLLTALQVLLQRYTGQNDIAVGSAIASRNRAEVEPLIGFFVNTLVLRANLAGNPTFRDTLRQVRETTLAAYAHQDLPFEKLVEVLQPERDLSTRPLTQVFFVLQNTPRPALSVPPLTIELMETEHVTAAQDLALSIVETPQGLRIRSQYNADLFAAETITRIMGHFHTLLAALVANPDERIAELPLLTEAERQQMLIDWNRSEAEYPRDAAVHQLFEAQAARTPHTRAIVFDGQALSYAELNTRANQLAHYLRAQGVGPDVLVALCVERSLEMIVGMLAILKAGGAYLPLDPTYPAERLQYMLSHSRAPVLLTQAALVERLPEHQARVFRLDADWPLLSEQPTSNPARTALPEHLAYLIFTSGSTGKPKGVMVTQRGLINLVFGLRAYFADPAVQTTGLITSISFDISVNQIFPTLFFGRTLHIIPDAVKFDSRALLRYLHEQQVHLLDAVPSYMQTVLNEVAPEQPPNALRYLLIGGEKIEQRLLQSVCGQLGPQVQVVNIYGLTEISDINILGVLRADDLGKPVTVGTPLQNNR from the coding sequence ATGAGCGATCTTCAGCACCGAATTGCAGACCTTTCACCCGAACGACGGAAGCTGCTCGAACTCTTATACCGCCAGCAGACCCGCGAGGATCAGGCTCGTATCCCACAGCTTCCACGCACCAGCGGTGTCAACAGCTTCCCGCTCTCGTTCGCGCAGCAGCGGCTGTGGTTTATCGATCAGCTCCAGCCGGGAAGCGCAACCTACAACCTGCTCTCGGCGCTGCGTCTCACGGGTCCGCTCGATGCGGCGGCGCTATCCCAGGCGCTCAACGTCGTTGTGCAGCGCCATGAAACCCTGCGCACGACCTTCATCCAGGGGGCGGCGGACGAGCAGCCGCTTCAGGTGGTTGCGCCGACGCTCACGCTGACGCTCCCGATCAGCGACCTTACCGGCGTCGAGCTTCGTGAGCGCGAGGCAGCGATCCAGCGCTGGATGCTGGACGAGGCGCGCCGCCCCTTCGATCTGGCATGCGGCCCGCTGCTGCGGGCGCGGCTGCTGCGCCTCGGAGCGCAGGATCATCGGCTGATCGTGGTGCTGCACCACATCATCGCCGATGGCTGGTCGCAGGGCGTGCTGGTGCGGGAGCTAACGTCGCTCTACGCGGCCTTCAGCCAGGGTCGGCCCTCACCGCTGGCTCCGCTCCCAATCCAGTATGCCGACTTCGCCGTCTGGCAGCGCCAGCGACTACGGGATAAGGCGCTGGCCGTACATCTAGACTACTGGAAGCGCCAGCTTGCCGATCTGCCCAAGCTGCTGCTGCCGACGGACTATCCGCGCACCGCGATCCAGACCATCACGGGGGCTCGTCAGATCCATCTGCTGCCGCCTTCGCTGATGGACGCGCTCAAGGCCCTGAGCCAGCGAGAAGGCGCGACCCTCTTTCAGACACTACTGACCGCGCTTCAGGTGTTGCTCCAGCGCTACACGGGCCAGAACGACATCGCGGTCGGATCGGCCATCGCCAGCCGGAATCGGGCCGAGGTCGAGCCGCTGATCGGCTTTTTCGTCAATACGCTGGTGCTGCGGGCGAATCTGGCCGGGAATCCCACGTTTCGCGATACGCTGCGGCAGGTGCGCGAGACGACGCTCGCCGCCTATGCGCATCAAGACCTACCGTTCGAGAAGCTGGTCGAGGTGCTTCAGCCAGAGCGCGATCTGAGCACCAGGCCGCTCACTCAGGTCTTTTTTGTGCTCCAAAACACGCCACGGCCCGCGCTCAGCGTTCCGCCGCTCACGATCGAGCTGATGGAAACCGAGCATGTCACCGCCGCGCAGGATCTCGCGCTGTCGATCGTGGAAACGCCCCAGGGCCTGCGGATACGGTCGCAATACAATGCCGACCTCTTCGCCGCCGAGACGATTACGCGCATAATGGGCCATTTCCACACGCTGCTGGCAGCGCTCGTCGCCAACCCCGACGAGCGGATCGCCGAGCTGCCGCTGCTGACCGAGGCCGAGCGCCAGCAGATGTTGATCGACTGGAACCGCTCCGAGGCGGAGTATCCGCGCGACGCCGCCGTGCATCAACTCTTTGAGGCGCAGGCCGCGCGCACGCCCCACACTCGCGCGATCGTCTTCGATGGGCAAGCGCTGAGCTACGCGGAGCTGAACACGCGGGCGAATCAGCTTGCGCACTATCTGCGGGCGCAGGGCGTCGGGCCGGATGTGCTCGTCGCGCTGTGTGTCGAGCGGAGTCTGGAGATGATCGTCGGCATGCTGGCGATCCTCAAGGCCGGCGGCGCGTACCTGCCGCTCGATCCCACCTATCCTGCCGAGCGGCTTCAGTACATGCTGTCGCACAGCCGCGCGCCGGTGCTCCTGACCCAGGCTGCGCTGGTCGAGCGCTTACCGGAGCATCAGGCGCGGGTCTTCCGCCTGGATGCCGATTGGCCGCTGCTGTCCGAGCAACCAACATCGAATCCGGCGCGCACGGCGCTGCCGGAGCACCTGGCCTACCTGATCTTCACCTCCGGCTCGACCGGCAAACCAAAGGGCGTGATGGTCACGCAGCGCGGCTTGATCAATCTGGTCTTCGGTCTGCGCGCCTACTTCGCCGATCCCGCCGTCCAAACGACCGGCCTGATCACCTCGATCAGCTTCGACATCTCGGTCAACCAGATCTTCCCGACGCTCTTTTTTGGCCGCACGCTGCACATCATCCCCGATGCGGTCAAGTTCGACAGCCGCGCCCTGCTGCGCTACCTGCACGAGCAGCAGGTGCATCTGCTCGACGCGGTGCCCTCCTACATGCAGACGGTGTTGAACGAGGTCGCGCCGGAGCAGCCGCCCAACGCGCTGCGCTACCTGCTGATCGGCGGCGAGAAGATCGAGCAGCGGCTCCTGCAATCCGTCTGCGGCCAGCTTGGGCCGCAGGTCCAGGTCGTCAACATCTATGGCCTGACCGAGATCAGCGACATCAATATTCTGGGTGTGCTGCGCGCCGACGATCTTGGCAAACCGGTTACGGTGGGCACGCCGTTGCAGAACAACCGGAT